The proteins below are encoded in one region of Phyllopteryx taeniolatus isolate TA_2022b chromosome 11, UOR_Ptae_1.2, whole genome shotgun sequence:
- the tet1 gene encoding methylcytosine dioxygenase TET3, whose amino-acid sequence MPATTKSTRRQTPAQRKNDQKVGDTRRQTSNSNKGRGRASERLQKVTTAPTRSTARAQSRSGRSPRGRGTGSRSAAQVNASLGRGNHALSVTGSARLRGLSKVPDHYGELDDTLWRRKSPRGAQVSADSCLPPKLCKGARKTRGRANTRNQQSKKSNNDPTTDKDLGKADPEQLLPVSLKTDFQGPAHDKGAKEGSPLKADSPPCNDNLEDCVPLDNQTSIISEAVTEAPSSGDLQPDLCDVASKDSPRELAATRIASPVSQGLQTSSFTGHKLSHVKDDVDAILGETRTDNTVNSEINPERLAEKTSERLDEVKQETVDVVEVLAVGEGLPKENNSTESHLSTPVLSQPPDTPQSINGPPEQSLDKVLTVPNTATSNPTKAPETSESSQPEVPRQDGTNMQTVVHGVKPPVPKSSAIPETSMSQRTNPVARSTPVIIRSDSLKARSFWERLQTLENPPLPAPQAKNRKPSPEPMERHSQVETPAVFNEDRGVVVAAPELELPPKISTPSLDSSSAFSYSSESTRSSFSLETESEQGYGESSVTLVSWGCEGGRCPPSWKQQQRKERRKRSRCGRCEPCLRTISCGRCSCCLNRSTGHQICKLRKCVELKRRRPSTPLTLPAVQVVPESGSFNGKGEAQMDGTHMAAEEDEEEEGHIQYTKTPPVTSSLRHNLDLGGRPALIQRELGLQLSNIALHQHVRASVNFHNGSSENPTKPIGANVTAGCHADLKSAYHRATMASEPQRNRTASIPSNNRPKTPPHDTSVPLKRIKLEENEEVITAHLGDEDDVCEDPLSTLAAVVCLSVTERRGLEEKLFSSRPSALRCIKTEPTDLHLIKKESEDLRKDECRTPGSLPRTPQTIKSEPPSNDLLPSVQSLAEKRNLSFDQAIAIEALTQLAAIPQRTPVFIKAERKCEPPVSATSTQEAKPTAAIRYNKVSVISSPVHQTSVIHPPVARQGNVIQRCQDTRPADLSGDADGAPCSRTYQSFGSRVIKSEYERNFWEDRERPKMMRNRDEEEVAAQLADLAFIIQSRQNQLSEGNRMKGTPVSAIKYNYHSQLSPSQKKTPVKKTKTTPSKPRKKKINEEPQEGFNRRTPLSKRNGNASHRSRGKKPPLSGKLGLPHRRNLFLPQAQIDLKRYLAEAQEEARQLIHHSTQTHHYRTNQSLGHENQLLSYLHNPLHQHNPAAGPGQERCLLTQVAQPCEGLRHGADPGVAHLGHATFPGLANGLAGARQSPPPSQRSYYKLERSGPVTVLSTSADGDAGHSAGSTPSKHSVTSFLESPMAFLDTPTKNLLNTPSKKLSDLPRCQCVDQIIEKEEGPYYTHLGAGPSVAAVRQLMENRYGAKGNAVRLEVVVYTGKEGKSSQGCPIAKWVVRRGSEEEKLLCLVRRRPGHRCDTAVLVILILAWEGIPRAVADHLYQELTETLFKYGSPTSRRCALNEDRTCACQGLDPDTCGASFSFGCSWSMYFNGCKFARSKVPRKFRLLGDYREQEEKIEKNLQSLATDLAPLYKCLAPEAFQNQVEQEEKGDSCRLGWREGRPFSGVTACVDFCAHAHKDNHNMNNGSTVVCTLTKEDNRAVRNIPEDEQLHVLPLYKISDRDEFGRVEGQWAKIQSGALQVLSSFPREVRLLAEPVKSARKIRQEARLKAQAEKLEKKLGLSPLTPTKVKRESPTKGEQHALYNKILPRPASVDRCQAGTYAQSSSNYQQQRDLVSPDRHRHRHPPGVLFGPNRSVPVYQTADEALSAYPGGYPCTFKSEPGEAHSPPRRPSASGSAPPSSSFSPRPTSEGLYSRLNGLHGFEEEVKQEEVWSDSEHNFLDHDIGGVAVAPSHGSILIECARRELHATTPILKPDRRHPTRISLVFYQHKSLNEPGHGMAMWDAKMAKREREREEEEEEEEERLRMEEGGRGDGGEMEDGAGLNGKDAWKARDVPTRQTWTLPRDGVITVSPYALTQVTGPYNSWT is encoded by the exons ATGCCTGCCACCACCAAATCCACAAGAAGACAAACCCCCgctcagagaaagaatgaccagaAAGTCGGCGACACCAGACGGCAAACCAGCAACTCAAATAAGGGCAGGGGACGAGCCTCGGAGCGTCTCCAGAAAGTCACGACCGCTCCCACAAGGTCGACTGCCAGGGCTCAGTCCCGATCGGGCCGGAGCCCCCGGGGACGAGGGACAGGTAGCCGGTCCGCAGCTCAGGTCAATGCATCTCTGGGTAGAGGTAACCATGCCTTAAGTGTAACAGGATCCGCAAGACTTAGAGGGTTGAGCAAGGTGCCTGACCACTATGGCGAGTTAGATGACACCCTATGGCGGAGGAAGTCCCCACGGGGGGCGCAGGTGTCAGCTGATTCCTGCTTGCCACCCAAACTGTGCAAGGGTGCGAGAAAGACCCGGGGAAGAGCTAACACCCGGAACCAGCAGtcgaaaaaaagcaacaacgaCCCGACTACTGATAAGGACCTTGGGAAAGCAGATCCCGAACAACTTCTGCCGGTTTCTCTGAAAACAGATTTCCAAGGTCCTGCTCATGACAAAGGTGCTAAAGAAGGCAGCCCCCTCAAAGCGGACTCTCCGCCATGTAATGACAACCTGGAGGACTGTGTTCCTCTAGACAACCAGACAAGCATAATCAGTGAGGCTGTGACCGAGGCCCCATCGAGTGGAGATTTGCAACCGGACCTCTGTGACGTCGCTAGTAAAGATAGCCCCCGCGAACTAGCTGCTACGAGGATTGCCTCTCCTGTTTCGCAAGGACTGCAAACGTCATCTTTCACGGGACACAAACTCAGTCATGTCAAAGACGACGTGGATGCGATCTTGGGAGAGACGAGGACCGACAACACGGTCAACTCTGAGATAAATCCAGAGAGACTGGCAGAGAAAACATCTGAGAGGTTGGATGAGGTGAAGCAAGAGACAGTGGATGTTGTTGAGGTGCTGGCTGTGGGTGAGGGACTACCAAAAGAGAACAATTCTACTGAATCCcacctcagtacaccagttctcTCACAACCTCCGGATACACCTCAGTCCATCAATGGACCGCCGGAACAGTCGCTTGACAAGGTGCTAACTGTCCCAAACACAGCTACCTCAAATCCCACCAAAGCCCCCGAAACCTCAGAGTCATCCCAACCAGAGGTTCCGAGGCAGGACgggacaaacatgcaaactgtgGTTCATGGTGTTAAACCTCCAGTCCCGAAATCCTCTGCTATACCAGAGACCTCGATGTCGCAACGTACCAACCCGGTAGCAAGGAGTACCCCGGTTATTATCCGTAGTGACTCCCTAAAAGCAAGGAGCTTCTGGGAGCGACTGCAAACTCTGGAGAACCCTCCTCTTCCTGCGCCGCAAGCCAAAAATAGGAAGCCCTCTCCTGAACCAATGGAGCGCCACAGCCAGGTTGAGACTCCAGCAGTCTTCAACGAGGATAGGGGTGTAGTAGTCGCAGCGCCTGAGCTAGAACTGCCCCCAAAGATCTCGACACCCTCTCTGGACAGCAGCTCTGCCTTTTCCTACAGCTCGGAGAGTACGCGCTCCTCCTTCTCTTTGGAAACCGAGTCTGAGCAGGGCTACGGCGAATCCTCCGTAACATTGGTATCCTGGGGGTGTGAGGGAGGACGCTGCCCGCCCTCCTGGAAGCAACAGCAGCGCAAGGAGCGGCGAAAGCGTAGCAGGTGCGGGAGGTGCGAGCCGTGCCTGAGGACCATCAGCTGCGGCCGGTGCAGCTGCTGCCTCAACCGCAGCACTGGCCACCAGATCTGTAAGTTGAGGAAGTGTGTGGaactgaagaggaggaggccgTCTACTCCGCTCACTCTCCCTGCTGTACAG GTGGTTCCAGAAAGTGGTTCGTTCAATGGCAAAGGGGAGGCACAGATGGATGGCACCCACATGGCGgcagaggaggacgaggaggaggaaggccacatacagtatacaaaaacTCCCCCCGTCACCAGCTCGCTTCGCCACAACCTGGACCTCGGCGGACGGCCGGCACTTATTCAGCGAGAGCTCGGGCTGCAGCTGAGCAACATTGCACTTCACCAACATGTACGCGCTTCTGTGAATTTCCACAACGGTTCCTCCGAAAACCCGACTAAACCTATCGGTGCTAATGTGACCGCCGGGTGTCACGCTGACCTAAAGTCTGCATATCACAGGGCTACGATGGCCTCCGAGCCTCAAAGGAACCGAACAGCCAGCATCCCCTCTAACAACAGACCCAAGACTCCTCCGCATGACACGTCGGTCCCACTGAAGCGGATCAAACTGGAGGAGAACGAAGAGGTGATCACCGCACATTTGGGCGACGAAGACGATGTCTGCGAAGACCCTCTGTCCACTTTGGCAGCTGTGGTGTGTCTCTCCGTCACAGAGAGGCGAGGGCTGGAGGAGAAACTCTTCAGCTCACGTCCTTCTGCTCTTCGGTGCATCAAAACGGAACCAACAGATCTGCACTTAATCAAGAAAGAGTCCGAGGATTTAAGGAAGGACGAGTGTCGCACTCCGGGTAGCCTACCGAGGACTCCCCAGACTATCAAAAGCGAACCGCCTTCAAATGACCTGTTACCAAGCGTGCAGTCTTTGGCAGAGAAGAGGAATCTTAGTTTTGACCAGGCTATCGCCATTGAGGCCTTAACTCAACTGGCAGCTATACCTCAACGCACCCCAGTGTTTATTAAAGCCGAACGAAAGTGTGAACCCCCCGTTTCTGCAACCTCAACACAAGAAGCCAAACCCACAGCAGCAATCCGCTACAACAAAGTCTCAGTCATCAGCTCACCAGTTCACCAGACGTCAGTGATTCACCCGCCTGTGGCCAGACAGGGCAACGTCATACAACGTTGCCAGGACACGAGGCCGGCTGACCTCTCAGGAGACGCTGACGGGGCACCCTGCAGTAGGACGTACCAAAGCTTCGGCTCTCGTGTCATCAAGTCAGAATACGAGCGTAACTTTTGGGAAGACCGGGAGAGACCGAAAATGATGAGGAACCGAGACGAAGAGGAGGTGGCCGCCCAGTTGGCGGACTTGGCCTTCATCATCCAGTCGCGACAGAACCAGCTGTCCGAGGGAAACCGCATGAAGGGGACCCCAGTGTCAGCCATCAAATACAACTACCACTCACAGTTATCCCCCAGTCAGAAAAAGACCCCTGTAAAGAAAACTAAAACGACTCCTTCAAAGCCcaggaagaagaagataaaTGAGGAACCACAGGAGGGATTCAACCGCAGGACCCCGCTTTCAAAACGCAATGGAAATGCATCCCATCGAAGCAGAGGAAAGAAACCCCCCCTGTCTGGCAAATTAGGTCTCCCCCATAGGAGGAACCTGTTTCTTCCCCAGGCTCAGATTGACCTGAAGCGATACCTGGCTGAAGCTCAAGAGGAAGCAAGGCAACTGATCCATCACAGTACGCAGACTCACCACTACAGGACCAACCAGAGCCTCGGCCATGAGAACCAGCTATTGTCTTATCTGCACAATCCACTCCACCAACACAATCCTGCTGCAGGACCAGGGCAGGAAAGGTGTTTATTAACTCAGGTAGCGCAGCCCTGCGAAGGGCTGCGGCACGGTGCTGATCCCGGGGTGGCTCACCTCGGCCACGCCACCTTCCCTGGTCTGGCCAACGGCCTTGCGGGTGCTCGCCAGTCCCCGCCTCCAAGCCAGCGGAGCTACTACAAGCTGGAGAGGTCGGGGCCCGTCACTGTCTTGTCTACGTCTGCTGACGGAGACGCGGGCCACTCGGCGGGGTCGACGCCATCCAAACACAGTGTTACCAGCTTCCTGGAGTCGCCCATGGCTTTTCTGGACACCCCGACAAAGAACCTGCTCAACACGCCCTCCAAAAAGCTGTCTGATCTTCCTCGTTGTCAATGTGTGG acCAGATCATTGAAAAGGAAGAAGGTCCTTACTACACTCACCTTGGAGCAGGACCCAGTGTTGCCGCAGTGAGGCAATTGATGGAGAACAG ATACGGCGCCAAGGGAAATGCAGTGCGGTTGGAAGTTGTTGTCTACACTGGAAAAGAAGGAAAGAGCTCCCAGGGGTGTCCGATCGCTAAATGG GTGGTCCGGCGTGGCAGCGAGGAGGAGAAGCTGCTGTGTTTAGTGCGGCGGAGGCCGGGGCACCGCTGTGACACGGCCGTACTGGTCATCCTCATCCTGGCCTGGGAGGGAATCCCGCGGGCGGTGGCGGACCACCTCTACCAGGAGCTCACGGAGACCCTCTTCAAATACGGCTCGCCCACCAGCCGACGCTGCGCCCTCAACGAAGA TCGTACCTGTGCCTGTCAGGGTTTGGACCCGGATACCTGCGGAGCATCCTTCTCCTTTGGCTGTTCGTGGAGTATGTACTTCAATGGCTGCAAGTTTGCCCGTAGCAAAGTGCCACGCAAGTTCCGCCTGCTTGGTGACTACCGGGAGCAG gAGGAGAAGATCGAGAAAAACCTCCAGAGTCTTGCCACTGACCTTGCACCACTGTACAAGTGCCTCGCTCCTGAAGCCTTCCAGAACCAG GTGGAGCAGGAGGAGAAAGGCGACTCCTGCCGGCTAGGCTGGAGGGAGGGGCGTCCGTTCTCGGGAGTCACGGCTTGCGTGGACTTCTGCGCGCACGCTCACAAGGACAACCACAACATGAATAACGGCAGCACTGTG gtTTGCACTTTAACAAAGGAAGATAACCGCGCGGTTCGGAATATACCGGAAGATGAGCAGCTCCACGTTCTTCCACTCTACAAGATCTCCGACAGGGATGAGTTTGGTCGGGTCGAAGGACAGTGGGCCAAGATCCAAtccggtgccctgcaggttctGTCGTCCTTCCCCAGAGAG GTGCGTCTGCTAGCTGAGCCGGTGAAATCAGCCCGGAAGATAAGGCAAGAAGCTCGTTTGAAAGCTCAAGCTGAGAAGCTGGAGAAGAAGCTCGGCTTGAGCCCTCTTACTCCTACTAAAGTAAAGCGGGAATCCCCCACCAAAGGTG AGCAACATGCCCTTTACAACAAAATATTGCCtcgccccgccagtgtggatcGGTGCCAGGCCGGCACTTACGCTCAAAGCTCCAGCAACTACCAGCAACAGAGGGACCTCGTGTCCCCCGACCGCCACCGCCACCGCCACCCGCCCGGTGTTCTGTTCGGCCCCAACCGCTCGGTCCCGGTGTATCAGACCGCCGACGAGGCGCTGAGCGCTTACCCCGGCGGCTACCCCTGTACCTTTAAATCTGAGCCCGGCGAGGCGCACTCTCCCCCGCGCAGACCCTCGGCCAGCGGCAGCGCCCCTccgtcctcctccttctcccctCGACCTACCTCTGAGGGCCTCTACAGCAGGCTGAACGGACTCCACGGCTTCGAGGAGGAAGTCAAGCAGGAGGAGGTGTGGTCGGACAGCGAGCACAACTTCCTGGACCACGACATCGGCGGCGTGGCGGTGGCGCCCTCGCACGGCTCCATCCTCATCGAGTGCGCGCGGCGCGAGCTGCACGCCACCACGCCCATCCTCAAACCCGACCGCCGGCACCCCACGCGCATCTCCCTGGTCTTCTACCAGCACAAGTCCCTCAACGAGCCGGGCCACGGGATGGCCATGTGGGACGCCAAGATGGCCAAGAGGGAGCGGgagagggaggaagaggaggaggaggaggaggagagattGAGGATGGAGGAGGGCGGGAGAGGGGACGGAGGGGAGATGGAGGACGGAGCGGGGCTGAACGGGAAGGACGCGTGGAAGGCCAGGGACGTGCCCACGCGGCAAACGTGGACGCTACCGAGGGACGGGGTCATCACCGTGTCCCCTTACGCCCTCACACAGGTGACGGGTCCTTACAACAGCTGGACttag